The window GTTCACAGCTTTTGCTGCCCcttaatatttttaacattctCTCTACACAGACCCATTCTCGGTGCAGCCCACCTCCCAGGTACCACCGGTTGCAGGCAAGCCTTTTTCTCTGCAGTGCGTTGGCTCTCAGGAACCCGCCTCCATTACATGGCTCAAGAACCAGCTCCAAATGCCAGCGTATGAGAGGGTGCAATTCTCCCCTGACAACACCACGATCACCTTCGGTTTTCTCTTGCAAGCGGATGATGGGTTATACCAGTGTCTGGTAGTGGAGAGTGTGAACCGCACCATCCACGAAAACAGGCTGGTGGTAGTAGTTGAGGGTGGAACCCCCACCCTGTCTGTTGGCTACCTGATGCAAGTAAACTGTGAGTATACCAGGGTCAGGGTCAGCGGCTTGCCGCACATAATGCTAGGCCAAATCAGTTTGTACAGATCACAGACATTACTTTTTAATGTGGGAGTTTTGGAaatgctggtaggcagatttttagcagtttccctctgcttccagtctttatgggAAGTTGGCTATTCTATATTTTAATGCTGGTCATAGTTTCATATATAACTTACAAACATGAgagtgatatcaatcttctcatctcaatCTTCCCAAAATGTCGAAAATATTTCTTTAAGGTACGTGTTAACAACCCAACCAGTACTGAGTATTCAATAAATTGTCTTGTATCATCCAGACGGGCCAAATGAGGTGCTCATTGTGAAACCCAACGAAGGGCCGGTGGGTGAGCTGATGTTGGTTCAGCCGGGATCCACAACAGAGCTGCAATGTCAAACCGACTGCTTCCCTGTCTGCCTCATCACCTGGTTTTACGAGGGCACGGCCCTTTCTACAAATGCCTCCATATCCTTCACACCTGAAATACCTCCGTACGCAGCCGCCCTCTCCTGCATAGCTTCCAACCCAGTGACGGGGTATAACGTATCTGCCGTGACCACAGTGGAGGTGCCTGGTAAGTAAATATCAGGGGTCAAAGTAAGAAATGATTACACTTCAAAAGACAGATGGACTTTTCTGCATCTTGATACCTGTTTGAGTAGGTTTTTTTGTGGCTGTTCTCTTACAGACGGACCAACGGATGTGAAGATCACCGGACCTGAGGCTCTTGAAATCGGGGTCACGGCGAGCTTTACTTGCTCAGCCGATTGCTCTCCATCCTGCATTTTCAAGTGGACCTTGTACGGGGAGACGATGACGGGAAGCGTGATTGACATCACTGTGAACAGCAACGTTTCCAAAGAGTCCATTAGCTGCCAGGCCGTGAACACATTCACAGGGAAGACGGCAACGATCAACGAGACGCTCAGTGTCTCAGGTAGGCTGTCGCTGGAGGTTTGAGAGGATTTAAACAAAGCTCAAAGAGGTTATCTGACTCTGATTTATGTGCTTTTCACTTTAGATCCTCACTGGTGCGGATGTTGAGACGCTGAAAGAACTGCACTCATTCTTCAACTACACATTATCTTGATCTGCTTAATGCTCGGCACACAGCGGAGCACAAAGTTGTAGTACGGTTGTATTTGCTCTGAACAAGATAAGACAGCTATAAGAAATGATGCTGTGTGCTTGAGTAATAACTTTGGGGGGTTTTAATTACACAAAGCTAATCGCATTTTCTTTCACGATATGTTCCCATTTGTCTTGCCAAACAATATGCACTATTATGCTTAATAAACAATGAACTACTGAACTTTTTCTGATTACCCAGTGCCAATTCATCAACCATGTGACACATCTGAGATTATGCAACACTGATTATTTGAACTGCTGTAGTGACCTTGAACAacagcacacgcacacaaacattacaaaacacacctttcatttttattcagctTCTAAAATGAGActtaaaatgtgcatttgcAGAATACAGTTCTCGACAGTCAAACAGAGCCGGTTTAACATGGGAGGATTATTCAAACAGGGCTCACAGAGACCAACCCATACGTGTGCTGCATTAAAAACGTATAGGGTAATTGGAAACTCCCATTTCCTGTTTATAGAACATTACTTCTGGCAGGGGTATAATCGCCTATTTTTTCAAGTTTGCATGctgatacatttattaaaacagttGTGGAGTAAATGGTTAAACATCTACACAGAAACGTTgcagatttttatttgattaatatcgTGACTAATGATATTAACTTTTGCATTAGGGACAGGAATCTACACTGGAGATCTCTGTCTATATCAACTTTAACTCTAAAATGAACCAAGGTCAGAATTACAATCAACAATCTGTGAATTTCTGACTTTAGATCAAATCAGTGTTATGAAGCGAGAAACTAGATAACATTGTATTTCCACAGGGCCAAAACACAGCTGTCCAACTGAATTATAGTcaatttaagtttatttagtAGTAGAATATAACTACATTGTTCCTTTGGTTTTGAAAATAATGTAgtactgtgttttaaaaggtaATGTCTATAGAGCTTGTGTCGTCACACACCGTACTTCTTCTGTAAGGTTGCGACAGACGATCCCTCCAGCTCTGCTTGGTGAAGGAAGTCAAACAGTTCTTTAAGCACTGGGGGAGAGAAGTAGTACAGCACATTATTAATATGACTGAATGTGTGGGTGAGAAGTATGAGTCAACTGCAACGGCACATCAAGGAGACTCCACCTTTCTTCTCCGGGGACGACAGGAACATGACAGCCATGTCGAAGCGCCTCACACTCGCCAGGCTCCTGAGGATCTCCAGTGTGATGGCCGGTGCCTCGTTCCTGCACAAGACTAGTGTTAATGCACAGTAACAACACTAAATGCGTAGCGCTGCTGGGCTGAAATGTAACACTAGTTCATCTAGAAGCATATTTTAAAACTCACTTGATATAGAAACCGTGCAGTGTCCTCACGAGCTGATTAAGAATGTCCGGTTCAAGGGAgttttggaaaatgtttgtgAACGCCTCGGGTTTGATTTGCTGCAAgataagaacaaaaacaaggGTGACTTTAACTTAGCTGTTGACATTCAGGCTGCGTTCAGCACCAACTtggatttgtttgttaaatttaTCAtagattttgtattttgtaatattCTTAAATCTCTCAgaattaaagtatttaaatatagCTTTTGCATCAATTTTATGATTTCAGATTCAAGATGTTTTTCTGGggtttaaaatgacattacatCTGTGGAAATTAGACTGGATTGAcatgacaattaaaaaatgcaGCATAAAAACCATaaaagaattataaataaacatccATTCCACTGCCCTCAGGGCTCTTAGACAGGAAATTTGGCTTAATCTGCATATGCCAATACCAACGCTGTGCTGACAGCATATCATTTTACTGTCTGAACACACAAATATGATCTTGTCGCCagtgaattttttatttttactttacaaacacacagctcacCCTCAGATATCTGTAAATCGCTTCAGGCTGGTTTCCGATCTTGCGGAGGTCGGCCTCCAGCTGGAAGCTGTTGGTGGGTGGAGGAGGCAGGTCTGCTACTGTTGGGGAGGGGCTGGCTGACGGTTCAGGAGGATGAAAGATTTTCTTCTGCTCTGGCTGTTTGGTCTGCCTGCTCGCAGGGAGGCTGGGgaacagaggaaaaacatctgtttacagGGCAGGAATAATCGATGCCACATTCCACAAATTACTGCTACATTTAGTGCtttacagacaaaaataaaacatcatgacatAAGAGAGAGATGGTGCCACTAACGGATCAGTTGAGTGGGAGGGGACTTCTGCGATCTCCTCAATCTTGATGATCTTGGCGCTGGGTGACGTCGACAGCGGAGACGATTCGTCCTCAGCCTCCTCAACGCCTCCTGGACCAAGAATTTGGACCCACCTGACTCCACCTCAGACACTGTCGCCTTGCCGCTCACTTCCTCGATATCAATCCTCCTCAGAGGTTTCTGAAGAGCAGCAGATGTTCAGAATCAGTCAAATGACAAACGATCCAGATCAAGATACCACAATATGGGCATGACAGAATCCAGATATTCAATCTACATGCCACCTGCTGGACAAATACTGCTAAAGCATGTGGTATATTAGGAATAAACTAGTACTGTCAATTTGTATGtaactttaatacatttatctGCTTTTCACAAGTACAAACTGTATAAATTCAAAACTCCCTGTCGTGTTATTTTCAACTCTGAAAATATTCAGTCGAAAGAATTCAGTCAGATCACATCAATGTTTTTAGCACCAGACTTCATAATCTGCCTTTATAGCTTTCAGTGTAGCAGAGAATAATTTGCATCAAGCAATACTTCTGTACTGAGGGAAGAACTCACAGTTGACCGCAGATGTGTTGGTTTGTCTATTGGCTGAACGGTTCTTCTCTGTGTGCCGTCTGGTGTCTGAAGAAGGCCGCTGGAGGCCACGTCCTAACAACAGAACGACATCAAGAAAACAGAAGCTAAGTCTACGGAAGATCAAACCCTAATAAACTTTGTAATTTAAGCATTTATTCTTATGCCTGCTTTTGTAACATGGGggacataaaacacagaagGGGAATAAACTTCAGTCTCTAAGAGGATCTTGAAACATACAATCTTCAGTTTCTGGAGCTCGTTCAGGGCCTGCTTGTTCCCTGGTTCCAGTTTCAACACCTCCTGAAAATCtgtaacacacgcacacacacaatatgtttttatacaaCTAAACAGTCAATAACAGATAACAATGATCCTTGTTCGTATTATTTCAGTGCAATTTGCtggcaaatacatttttgttcttccagatgttaaagaaaacagacaaaatgtcaCTGCTGCTATTTGCCTTCGATGGACAGTGTTGTTCTATTCAGCACCTTGTTTGGCCTCCTCCAGTTTCCCTAAAGCTACTCTGGCTGTGGCACGGCGGGCGACAGCCTTGGAGTAAGTGCTGTCCAGAGAAATTGCTTTGGTGCAGTCCTCCTCTGCGTCCTTATACCTAcgcaaacagaaaaaaaaacatggtaagTTTGATCTTCTTTTTCCAGATGCCTTTTCACtctaataaacaaaaatgtgctgTAGAAGAAAATTTGGGGCTTACTTCTCCAGCTTGAGGAAGGCCATGGCTCTGTTGGCGGGCAGCAGGACGTTCATGCTGTCAGCCTCCATGCCTCTGCTGTAGCACTCAACAGCGGCTTCATACTTCCCCTCTTTGAAATAGGCGTTTCCCTGAAAAGCACATTTGGAAAATTTTGTAAAGCTATTTCCAAATAAACACAGCTTAAGTTGTTCATCAAAATCAACAAGGAATATCAGGATCTGAATATTTCCTTTTGTGCCAAACAGTTCTGAAACTTTATCTGTAGTTGAGATATCTTCCTGGTTCTCACTTTTTGAGACAATAACAATTTAACAACTCACTCACTGtgcatgttttcaaatgttgcCCTTGTAGGCCACCATACACGCTTCTTGACTAGAGTTGGTAAAGCTAAAAAGTggcaaataaaatgacaaacactaCTCCACAGCTCACTCTGTCTTTTTGTACAGCCGCCTCCTGTCGTCTCTGCTGTTCCTCTATCAGTCTCTGCTGCTCAGGGTCCACTGTGGGAACCTCCTGTGGCTGTGTGGCTCCACTCGGGGGGGCTGGTGCCGGATGACCGAGAGTCTGAAACAAGCCagggaaagagaagaaataaaagaggagAAGTCTTGGGAAAATAGGCTAAACCCCTTAAACTTTCACACTCACCTCTTTGATTCTTTTCACTTCATTCTGTGCCTCCACGTTCCCGGGGTCAAGCTTGAGAACCGTCTCATAATCTATTCAGAAACAGATTTCTGTTGTTATCTCCTGTGTGCTAAAGTTAAACCGATGATCTAACCCTTTGAACAGTCTGTCACCTTCTAATGCAGATTCATATTTCTTCAGTGCAAACCGTGCTGCTCCTCTCCTTGCGTACGCTTTGAAGTAGTTGCTGTCCAGAGCTATCGACAAGTTGCAGTCAGACTCTGCCACAGCATACctgcaaagaaaaaagttgTCAATAATTAAAACAGGGGAACAAAAACGTTTTCATAACACACATCCTTCTTAATGTTGTtacttttattgaaaatatacttttttaattGTGCAATACAGCAGCCTTTTAACCTATGCCGTTTACTTTTTGAGTCTGAAGAAGGCGGTAGCTCTGTTTGTGGGAAGCACAGGGTTGTAAGGATCGGCACCCATCCCTCTGGTGTAACACTCGACAGCATCGTCGTACTTCCCATCTTTGAAAAACACGTTGccctaaaaataaaagtataaccTGCTTTAGTAAAGGGtaactttttcttctctttagtttgttttattgcagaACTTCTCACACAGTTTTTaaccttttctctctcagacTGCGCTTTCTCCTGATCAGCTGTAGCTTCCTCAGAGTCTGACTCATTTGACTCTGCAGGACTTTCCTCCTTATCCATCTCTGACAGAGCTTTGTTCTGCGACACGGGGAGAATAGATCTTTAGTCAACTACTCCATGACTTAACCAATCATGTTAAGTGTATTTTATAAGGATGCATTATCTACCACGTCAAACTTGTCCCATGATCTATAGTCGTATGCTTTGATCCTTGAGGCTTCTTTGGGCTCCTCTGCCTTTGCGTCACCGTTGCTTGTtggctccttcttcttcttcttcctttcccTCATCTTTGTTTTGTAGTCTTTGTTGCGCACAGGTGGGAGCTTCTTCtacaacaaagagacaacaCGTTAATGACCACTGAATATAGTCCATACCATTGCCTACTCCTGAGATGTATACAACAGGAACAACAGACCTGGGCCTCTTGTTCTCCCGTCCTCAGCTCCTCATCcttctttttcatgtctgtCTCCCAGCTGTCCAGCTCCGTCATGAAGCTATGCAGATCCTCCGCATTTTGCCGCATCTGAAGCTGTAACTCAATGGCTTTGTTTCCCCCGGACATGTTTTGACCtgtgaaacacacatttgttttgtagAAATTCTTAACAGTTGTTGCTGTTATTGTAGTTTTAAAGTCGGTGTTGCAGCCAAGAAGAAAACACGAGAATCACGCGTCCATGTGTTAGCAGCTAGCTagcaaaaacaccaaacattagagcaaataaagaaaatgaaaagactcTGTGGCTACTTGGACGTTGTAAAATACCTGGCACTTGTTTCTCTCGCTGATCACTACCGTTAAAATGTAGCTGCAGTTTGTACGGCTAAGTACTACAACAACATGTGTGGTTGTTCATGGCGCTGTGTTTACGTCCGGAGCCATGACAGCCGAGTACCAGCAGCCTTTGCGCTGCTGGTACTGCGACGTGCGTGACCAAAGATCGTCTCTGTTACAACAGTACACTTGAtactacaaaaacattttactcactTCAAGTCCGCAAACAGCCGACCGAAAAGAAAGCTACACGTTACACAAGTGTCGGTTAGATTCGAGACATTGGATGTTGgcattttttgtgtatttgtcataTAATTAACAGCTACAGCCCTCGGTTGGGGATTATGTACCCCGTTGGTGCTTTGGTCCATGCATTGTGCGCGGAGTTGACGACTAGCCTCCACGTTCTCAATAGATGATCCATACCTCTATTTATCTCTTTATAAACTGCttggggaaaataaaacatttacatttttttatattacatttaagtgAACTATATTTCCAGACTGTTTTGTATGAGAAcactcaaattattttttttaatttttttattttttttacaactggTTACCTTTGACCTTTTGGGACCACGTGATCTACAAAACAGTGATGACCTCTCtcgctagctagctggctagtGGTAGCTTAACTCTCGCTAGCATTGCCAGACTGGTGACAGCATTTCACACAATGGACCAACCTAAACAAGAGGAGGAATATGGATACGACTTATTCCCGGAGAGAAACAAGGGGAATGACAAAAGGACATCGATCGCCAATGCGATGTTCACTTTCAACCACAAGTGTCAGGTCATGTTGCAGTTCGCCACAGAGACTAGtgagttttctttcttcttattACGCCTTAAGAGGGATTGTCATCTCAGCAGTGAGCACACAAGTGTTGGTGATTTCCAAAATCCGTGTAATGCTAACTGTTAAACCACGCTGTCAGAGTATCAGCTACTAGCCAGCACTTGTTTCTGTCAGTGAATGCTTCATACATTCAGCCCTGTCTGTTTTCTGTGCTTCCCTTAGGTCCGTATGCCAAACTCCTCCTTGGTGCCATGAAAAGTTCAGGATGGTACGTATGattgatgaataaaatataagtgtgtTTATCATTGTTGACCTTCCACTGTAACGCTCATAGCCCTGCAAAAAGCCTGGGACTTATAGTTTAATAGATTATAGTTTTGCAAATGATACGAGtcgttttttaaataatagaaataatgatcataatgataatatatacagtaccagtcaaaagtttggacacaccttctcattcaatggtttttctttatttttatttttttctacattgtacattaatattgaagacatccaaactatgaaggaacacatatggaattatgtggtaaacaaacaaatgctcaacaaaccagaatatgttttatattttagattcttcaaagtagttgaatgagaaggtgtgtccaaacttttgactggtactgtaataataataatgattaatctCAAATTAAATGGAATGTGTCCTTTTAATCATTTGTGTTAAGAGCATCTACtgaatgcatgcacacacattcaaatatcTAGTTAATATTCCATATATCTAATGTTGATCGTATATGTGATGAGTTCCCCCTGTTTCCCTCCCTCCACTTCATTGGCTAGATATGTTTACTTTAAAACTGTAACTTGTTACAGTAAAgaacaaacaaattaagattGCTTTACTTTCTCTTCTCAACACAGCAAAATACTCAAAGACCGACATTTCTCCTGTGAAGATTGTGACGGGACGGTCAGCGGTGGCTTTGACGCAGCTTCTTCTCAAGTAAGAAGCTGGCATTGATAAATATAAAGGCGGTTCTGATGGCGTTAAAAGAATGTCAGTGCTCATCAATAATGAgatttgcatttgtttgcagATCGTTTTGTGTCAGAACAACATCCATCAGCAGTCCCACATGAACCGAGTGGTCACACACGAGCTCATTCATGCCTTCGACCACTGTCGGGCCCACGTGGACTGGTTCAACAACTTCAGACATCTGGCCTGTTCCGAGGTGAGCGCCAATGTGTTCAGCACAGGATGCATTTTTGGGCAGTGGAAACTTTGGTTGCTGTGTGATTCAATTTAATCTGTGTCTCACAATCTCTGGCATTGTGTTCCTGTTGTCACGATCGAACCTATCAAAATGCGTAGTTTTCCAATCTTTGACATCAAAATGTACACAGAGTGCAGGGAAAAACTCAAAGCAGACACAGTTCCATGTTGCAGTAAGCAACTTAATATCGCAAAAAATGATATGTatgtaatgtacattttttaaaagcaggtCTTTAAAATATGTTATGTAGTTCCCTAAAACAGCtaggcactgtagtttttataaAAGTTAACTTAAGAGTAAAGACTGCATTCAtaagggactattttcagcagcggattGATACACATTTGGTCCTCTAGTGTGTATTGACAGCATCTCCAGACTTATCCTTTAAAATTTAAAGGTCCTTTGAAAAACCCTTGGGCTTTGTTGTAAGTTAGAAAATAATGTCCCCATGTTTTCATTAACCTTTcagtaaaaaatgtttgattatcCTGCTTAAAAGTTGTGTTTGCTGATTATCCAAAGactttgtttgtgtcattatttCAGATCCGGGCAGCTAACCTAAGTGAAGACTGCTCTTTTAGCAATGAAGTCTCCAGATTCAACTTTGGATTCAAGAAGCATCATCAGGTACCTGCACTGGGACAATTGTGACTTTTACTGGCAGGTATCATTGTTGTGTCTGTAATCTAACACTgagattgtgttttttccttggACAGGCGTGCGTCAGAGGCCGTGCCCTTGGCTCCATCCTGGCTGTGAGGAAAATTAGCAGAGAGCAGGCAGAGAAAATAGTGGACGAGGTCTTCGACACGTGTTTCAACGACCACGCGCCATTTGGACGAATCCCACACGACAAGAAGGACGCTAGGTTTGCCTACAGAGATTATCAGAGCAGGGATCGATATTATGCAAACCTTTAGTGTCGACATATTCTCATTTAACTCCCAAGGGTGCTGTGACTGGCGGTGATGCTGTCAAAAGCTCTGCACCGTCAGGGCCATGGTCAGTAGAGAAGCCTCTACAGAATGACTGTGTGAAAAAACGATCATCAAATCCCTTCTGAAGGGATTTTCAGAGAATGATTTGTCCTTGAAACAGGAAAGCAAAGGAAGGAGTTTCAGTGCATTTCATGTTCTACCTTAATTTTTTTATACTAATTCTGTATAAAGGGATTGTAAGGAGTGATTTTGCTGTGGAAGTTAATTATTAGATGATTCCCCAATGatgtttttggcatttttttttatttttatttgaccaaTGGGTGCTTTTAAGGAAATACAGGATTTGATTTTTCTCCCTCAATATTTGCTGTGAAAGTCCTTTGCTGACAAATGAGGATGTATTTATCTGTTTGCTCTTCATCTTGTTGCCACATTGACCTCCACTCATTTCTTGTAAATAGAGTAGCTTGTGCTTAAATTATACGGAATCAACTTGTGTTTGAATTAAAGTTTGATTCCTCTGGAAAGAGTTGTTTCTGAGGACGAGACTGGGGTGTTATGTTTGACTTTGTGACTTGCCAAAGAAGACTAAGTATGTGCAATGCTGATTATAACACCTTTATGTCCAAGCCCAAGAGAGGATTTTTCAAATTAACATGTGAGGCAAGTAATATAAGTAAAGATAGAAAAGTTCTTCCACAACAACACGGTCAACTTTGTTCACATCTGCGCCgcaactgtaaaatgtcactGCTGACATTTTTATTAGGCATTAGCATTTAAAGAATCTCGTATCCCTCCACAGAGATTAATGAGGGAAAAAGTTATAAGGGAATTAACCTCATAATCCCCctttattcctcctcctcctctccctatCTCAAAGACAACACCCTCTGCATCATAATCACAAAGACACTTGGTGCGTCTGCTTTTGGAGTGTTATATGCCACTTATCTCAACATTCTCCTCTTAGAAAACACTACAAGAACGCTTGATGAGCGTGGGCTCGAAGGACAAGGCAAGTGGGTGGGATGACGAGAAAAGAAGATTAGGTTAATTTTAGAAGCTTAacagaaaatgatgaaaacagcTTCGAGGCGGTCGGATTAATGTGggacaaacacaagaaaacaaaaagagggaaTGATATTTGGGTTTGTGCAGTCATACACTCAAGtaggctaaataaataaatcatacaaaacaaaagaatgacTGCTGGAATTGTCCACATATCAAATGCTAGCTAGTAAACACATTTGATACAATAAGACATGCAGAACAAGATTGGGAATTTGTAAATTGGCTTAATTCTACTCTCGGACTGAGTTCAGGTCAGGATTTGAGGACTACCAAAGTCTGGAGTCCAAGCCCTTGCAAACAAACTCACATTAAAATCTCAAATATATTCAACGTAAAAATACTGGAATCAAAGCAGTTGCAGGTCGGTGTTTATGATTTGGCGACATCTAGCgatgaggttgcagattgcaaccaactgaaacttctcccgtaTGACAAGCGTTTTGGAGAACTACAGTAGCCGACAAGAAACGCTAAAAAGCAAGTGGCACTATCTACAGCCAGTTTGGTTTGACCCTTCTgtgctactgtagaaacatggcagctCGCTTGATAAGGAGGTCTACGTATGTAGACACAACgtaaacataacaaaaaaatttttttttttcaggtgattatacatgcaagaaaacatacttaatattatattccatttctgccaaaacatccccctaaatgctacacaatGTACTGTTAGCCATTATAAATGTTATCCCTTCCCCAAGTTGCTTGATTGCTAAGttgttaaaaactacagtggATGCAACCTCATGAATACTGACATCTTAGTTATGCTGCTCTCTTTGCTTAACAATATGGTAAAGTAGGCCTATATTTGGAAGACAAATTTAAGTGCAACAAAGCTTAAACACATTATCAACTTAAAAAGGTCCTACAGAGAACattttagcaaacagttgcttattagCAGACGCCAACATTATTTGAAGTCGTGTTCTAGTCTGATATTAACTTTCCttttagctctattttggtctttACTAACTTATATAGGTAATATCTCTGTCTTTAGCTGCTAGATACTTTACTATGTTTACCAGCTTGTAGTTATCTTTGATTAGCTACTAGCTTACTTTGATAATTCAATGTGGGTTTCACATTATATAGTAATTTCAtccataaagacaaaaatatcaaTCATTCcagatttaaagtaaaataaaatgtttgtatgcATCAGTATACAGGGATTACTGCCAAATAAACAGCAGTTTGAAGCAACAACATATTAATGTAGTTAAAGAAATATTCCTCTGCTACCATCCATTTGATATTAGCAGATTTCTAGCTGGTACATTGTGGTCA is drawn from Anoplopoma fimbria isolate UVic2021 breed Golden Eagle Sablefish chromosome 23, Afim_UVic_2022, whole genome shotgun sequence and contains these coding sequences:
- the rpap3 gene encoding LOW QUALITY PROTEIN: RNA polymerase II-associated protein 3 (The sequence of the model RefSeq protein was modified relative to this genomic sequence to represent the inferred CDS: inserted 1 base in 1 codon), which gives rise to MSGGNKAIELQLQMRQNAEDLHSFMTELDSWETDMKKKDEELRTGEQEAQKKLPPVRNKDYKTKMRERKKKKKEPTSNGDAKAEEPKEASRIKAYDYRSWDKFDVNKALSEMDKEESPAESNESDSEEATADQEKAQSEREKGNVFFKDGKYDDAVECYTRGMGADPYNPVLPTNRATAFFRLKKYAVAESDCNLSIALDSNYFKAYARRGAARFALKKYESALEDYETVLKLDPGNVEAQNEVKRIKETLGHPAPAPPSGATQPQEVPTVDPEQQRLIEEQQRRQEAAVQKDRGNAYFKEGKYEAAVECYSRGMEADSMNVLLPANRAMAFLKLEKYKDAEEDCTKAISLDSTYSKAVARRATARVALGKLEEAKQDFQEVLKLEPGNKQALNELQKLKIDVASSGLLQTPDGTQRRTVQPIDKPTHLRSTKPLRRIDIEEVSGKATVSEVESGGSKFLVQEXVEEAEDESSPLSTSPSAKIIKIEEIAEVPSHSTDPLPASRQTKQPEQKKIFHPPEPSASPSPTVADLPPPPTNSFQLEADLRKIGNQPEAIYRYLRQIKPEAFTNIFQNSLEPDILNQLVRTLHGFYIKNEAPAITLEILRSLASVRRFDMAVMFLSSPEKKVLKELFDFLHQAELEGSSVATLQKKYGV
- the atp23 gene encoding mitochondrial inner membrane protease ATP23 homolog codes for the protein MDQPKQEEEYGYDLFPERNKGNDKRTSIANAMFTFNHKCQVMLQFATETSPYAKLLLGAMKSSGCKILKDRHFSCEDCDGTVSGGFDAASSQIVLCQNNIHQQSHMNRVVTHELIHAFDHCRAHVDWFNNFRHLACSEIRAANLSEDCSFSNEVSRFNFGFKKHHQACVRGRALGSILAVRKISREQAEKIVDEVFDTCFNDHAPFGRIPHDKKDARFAYRDYQSRDRYYANL